One Panicum virgatum strain AP13 chromosome 9K, P.virgatum_v5, whole genome shotgun sequence genomic region harbors:
- the LOC120647698 gene encoding glutathione S-transferase T3-like produces MTKAKREHASGESGDQVMERAREEYKAIVKKKRPFALEYWWRVVKDQPKWSKAYPIEEMVNKRSKLNASRAYTSSNQDSEDANPAARQRPPGRNTSKAQQKAKGKSVHSEDNISNENINLFNELQLRKAIAVEKMAEATLTKAQAAQTKAEAENKMADIEAKKTKLQIMETYMVLVDKDTTNYDEASKARHEEILAYLAKQHFN; encoded by the coding sequence ATGACAAAGGCAAAAAGAGAGCATGCTAGTGGTGAATCTGGTGATCAAGTAATGGAAAGAGCCCGTGAAGAGTACAAAGCAATTGTCAAGAAAAAGAGGCCTTTTGCACTGGAGTATTGGTGGAGAGTAGTGAAGGATCAACCCAAGTGGAGTAAAGCTTACCCAATTGAAGAaatggtcaacaagagaagtAAGTTGAATGCATCAAGAGCTTATACTTCTTCAAATCAAGATAGTGAAGATGCAAACCCTGCAGCAAGGCAGCGACCACCAGGGAGAAATACATCGAAAGCACAACAAAAAGCAAAAGGCAAGTCAGTACATTCAGAAGACAACatttcaaatgaaaatataaacCTGTTCAATGAACTTCAGTTGAGGAAAGCTATTGCTGTTGAGAAAATGGCCGAAGCAACACTTACCAAGGCACAAGCTGCACAAACCAAAGCTGAAGCTGAAAATAAGATGGCAGATATTGAGGCGAAGAAGACAAAGTTACAGATAATGGAGACGTATATGGTGCTGGTTGATAAAGACACTACAAATTATGATGAAGCTAGCAAGGCTAGGCATGAAGAAATATTGGCTTACTTAGCTAAGCAACATTTTAATTGA